AACATTATACGGGAGTTTTGTTATGTCTCACACTATTGACCTGACGCTGGATGGCCTCTCCTGCGGCCACTGCGTCAAACGCGTTAAAGAAAGCCTGGAGCAGCGCCCTGATGTGGAAAGTGCTGACGTGACCATCGACCATGCAGCCGTGATTGGCAGCGCCAGCGCCGACGCGCTCATCGACACCATTAAACAGGCCGGTTACGGGGCGGAGCTGAGCCACCCAAAGGCTAAACCGCTGACAGAGTCATCAACCCCGTCGGAAGCACTGACAGCGGTCTCTCCTGAGCTTCCGGTAGCGGATGACGTTGATGACAGCCAGCAGTTGCTGATCAACGGCATGAGCTGCGCCAGCTGCGTCTCCCGGGTACAAAATGCCTTACAGGCCGTACCGGGCGTTGCACAGGCACGGGTAAACCTTGCGGAGCGGACTGCGCTGGTTATGGGCAGTGCCTCCGCCGCAGAATTAGTGCAGGCGGTTGAAAAAGCGGGCTACGGCGCAGAGGCGATCGAAGACGATGCCGAACGCCGCGAACGCCAGCAGGAAACCGCCATCGCAACCATGAAGCGCTTCCGCTGGCAGGCGATTGTCGCCCTGCTGGTTGGTGTTCCGGTGATGGTGTGGGGCATGCTCGGCGACAACATGATGGTCACCGAGGATAACCGTACGCTGTGGCTGGTGATTGGTCTGGTCACGCTGGCGGTGATGGTTTTTGCGGGCGGTCACTTCTATTCCAGCGCCTGGAAAAGCCTGAAAAACCGCACGGCAACAATGGATACGCTGGTCGCGCTCGGCACCGGTGCGGCGTGGCTCTACTCGATGAGCGTTAACCTCTGGCCCCAGTGGTTCCCGATGGAGGCCCGGCACCTTTACTACGAAGCGAGCGCGATGATCATCGGCCTGATCAACTTAGGCCATATGCTCGAAGCCCGCGCGCGTCAGCGCTCCTCGAAAGCGCTGGAGCGACTCCTTGATTTAACCCCGCCGACGGCACGCGTGGTAACCGACGACGGCGAACGGAGCGTACCGCTGGCGGAGGTGCAGCCCGGCATGACGCTGCGCCTGACCACGGGCGATCGCGTTCCCGTCGACGGTGAGATCGTACAGGGAGAAGCCTGGCTGGATGAAGCCATGCTGACCGGCGAACCCATCCCGCAGCAAAAATCACTGGGCGATGTCGTGCACGCCGGGACGGTTGTCCAGGACGGTAGCGTATTGTTCAGCGCCCGTGCGGTCGGCAACCACACTACGCTGTCGCGCATTATTCGGCTGGTACGGCAGGCGCAGAGCAGCAAGCCTGAAATAGGGCAGCTTGCCGATAAAATCTCCGCCATTTTTGTCCCGGTGGTGGTCTGTATCGCCCTGCTGAGCGGGGCCATCTGGTACCTCTTTGGCCCGGCTCCGCAGATTGTTTACACCCTGACCATCGCCACCACGGTGCTTATCATCGCCTGCCCTTGCGCGCTGGGCCTGGCAACGCCGATGTCGATTATCTCCGGCGTGGGCCGCGCCGCCGAATTTGGCGTGCTGGTGCGTGACGCTGATGCGCTACAGCGCGCCAGCACGCTCGACACCCTGGTGTTCGATAAGACCGGGACGCTGACCGAGGGCAAACCGCAGGTGGTGGCGGTCCATACCCCTGGACTCGCCCAGGAAGACGCGCTGCGCCTGGCCGCTGCGCTGGAGCAAGGCTCCAGCCACCCGCTGGCCCGCGCCATTCTGGATAAGGCGGAAAGCGCCGCGCTGCCTGACGTCAGTCAATTCCGTACCCTGCGCGGGCTGGGCGTGAGCGGTGAAGCCGAAGGGCGCGCGCTGCTGCTGGGCAATCAGGCCCTGCTGAATGAAAACGGCGTGGATACCTCCGCGCTTGAGAGTGAACTGAACGCGCAGGCGTCTCAGGGGGCCACTCCGGTACTGCTGGCGGTGGATGGCAAAGCGGCGGCGCTGTTTGCCGTTCGCGATCCGCTGCGTCCGGACAGCGTAGAAGCACTCCAGCGCCTTCATCGCGCGGGCTATCGCCTGGTGATGCTGACCGGCGATAACCCCACAACCGCCAGTGCAATCGCCAAAGAGGCGGGTATTGATGAGGTGATTGCGGGCGTGCTACCGGACGGCAAAGCCGATGCTATCAAGGCGCTGCAAGCGCAGGGGCGTCAGGTGGCGATGGTCGGCGACGGCATTAACGACGCCCCGGCGCTGGCGCAGGCGGAAGTGGGCATTGCAATGGGCGGCGGGAGCGATGTCGCCATTGAGACGGCGGCGATTACGCTGATGCGTCACAGCCTGACCGGCGTTGCGGACGCGCTGGCGATATCAAAAGCCACGTTGCGCAACATGAAGCAGAACCTGCTAGGGGCGTTTATCTACAACGCGTTCGGCATTCCGATTGCCGCCGGGATTTTGTGGCCGCTGACCGGCACGCTGCTGAACCCGGTCGTGGCGGGGGCCGCCATGGCGCTCTCTTCCATCACCGTGGTGAGCAACGCCAACCGGCTGCTGCGTTTTACACCGAAGGATTGAACCTTGTACTCGTACGCGCTAGCATGAACCTTTCCGTTCATGGAGCGCGTATGAGTCTGATTCATCGTATAAAAGCATCGTTTCGCGCCCTGTTTCCCCGCCGTTATGCCTGGCCCGGTATGGATATTGCCCTCCCGGGCGGCCAACAGTTGCACCTGGTTGGCAGTATTCATATGGGCACGCAGGATATGTCTCCCCTGCCCTCCGGCCTGCTTAAACTGCTGAAAAATGCCGACGCGCTGGTCGTTGAGGCGGATATCTCAGGTCAGGAGTCGCCGTTTGCCGGGCTGGAAAGCGATACCCCTCTGGCTGCGCGACTGAATGCGACGCAGCTGGCGGAACTGGAGCGTATCGCAAATGAAACC
This region of Enterobacter cancerogenus genomic DNA includes:
- the copA gene encoding copper-exporting P-type ATPase CopA; the encoded protein is MSHTIDLTLDGLSCGHCVKRVKESLEQRPDVESADVTIDHAAVIGSASADALIDTIKQAGYGAELSHPKAKPLTESSTPSEALTAVSPELPVADDVDDSQQLLINGMSCASCVSRVQNALQAVPGVAQARVNLAERTALVMGSASAAELVQAVEKAGYGAEAIEDDAERRERQQETAIATMKRFRWQAIVALLVGVPVMVWGMLGDNMMVTEDNRTLWLVIGLVTLAVMVFAGGHFYSSAWKSLKNRTATMDTLVALGTGAAWLYSMSVNLWPQWFPMEARHLYYEASAMIIGLINLGHMLEARARQRSSKALERLLDLTPPTARVVTDDGERSVPLAEVQPGMTLRLTTGDRVPVDGEIVQGEAWLDEAMLTGEPIPQQKSLGDVVHAGTVVQDGSVLFSARAVGNHTTLSRIIRLVRQAQSSKPEIGQLADKISAIFVPVVVCIALLSGAIWYLFGPAPQIVYTLTIATTVLIIACPCALGLATPMSIISGVGRAAEFGVLVRDADALQRASTLDTLVFDKTGTLTEGKPQVVAVHTPGLAQEDALRLAAALEQGSSHPLARAILDKAESAALPDVSQFRTLRGLGVSGEAEGRALLLGNQALLNENGVDTSALESELNAQASQGATPVLLAVDGKAAALFAVRDPLRPDSVEALQRLHRAGYRLVMLTGDNPTTASAIAKEAGIDEVIAGVLPDGKADAIKALQAQGRQVAMVGDGINDAPALAQAEVGIAMGGGSDVAIETAAITLMRHSLTGVADALAISKATLRNMKQNLLGAFIYNAFGIPIAAGILWPLTGTLLNPVVAGAAMALSSITVVSNANRLLRFTPKD